In the genome of Labrus bergylta chromosome 7, fLabBer1.1, whole genome shotgun sequence, the window aagaTAAGACTTGGTAGTGTGATTTATACTCTTGATCAGAACCTCTCAATAAATGGTTCAAAAATATCGACTTGAGTTTGtctcctgcatgtcatcacTACAGTTTTAATAAGATCAGTTTTAGCTTCTTTGGTGGCTTAAGTCGACGCAGAGGAAGATTTTGGTTTAGTAACTCAGGTTTTTAAAAGATGCCAAAGTGCTAAATATGTAGAATAGTGCAGGCAGGGTGTGACATATTGTAAATAATGGTTTATATATGCAATAACGGTCTTAAAAAAGAATGTGATCACAGGTTAAAGAAATCCTAACAGCAGCTGTTTATGACAGAGAATCCCAACTTTGCACACAGCcaaggatattttttttaaactgcagtttAGAGGGACAGTAGAGAAGGAGTTACTGATTAGGGTTGGGTTGTTTGGTGATGCTGTTGACCATTTAGCTAATATTTGCCGTAAGCCCCCTTTCTTTGTAAAATAACGATTTAAAAAGATTTGCACCAGGCGTCCGTTTTTCATGTTAACTCCTAGATcaaactttaaagtctttatatgtgatgtttcacacttcaatagaaatcaagtatctcctctgaaaataactctgtctacaatgggtgtaacacccgagtcccactgtctgtgatgttttcagagttttcagagtcctatcttcagtttgtttacatcgccaggacggccggctgactcctcccctcgtgtataaaagttgtttaattgagggactagagaaaagaagaataacatactgtactcactgcttaactgtgtttctagatcacgctcatttcaggtacatttacatgcagtgtgaagataccagcgtaataaagatcgctagcattagcatgctaacacaacaatgcagcgcgagttgttttggtttcatgctggtgctcaagggcgacatctgctggatcaaaacaatcacataaagcctttaatgcgTCCAATATTTAACCTGTGGTTCACTTTTAAATGGCTGTGTTTGAATCTGTagtgaaaacaaacatatacatAGAAACATCAGCATCCATGTAACACATGGGAAATGCGATATGCTAATTTGGTTGCTATATGCTAACCTGAGTcctgacaaataaacattgtgaattttgtgtttttcaaaacaatacactggatgattttattttgaaagatacTTGCTTCccttctgtttcctctttttaaacattaagcATTAGTTAACTAAGCTACTATTTAGAACACAACGTTCAGGCCATCaacacttttattctgaaaatctgGGTTTAGCAATCTTTGGGTATTtatcacaaaataaatacaaactttaagTAAGTTTCATTTACTAAATATCTTACCAATAACAGCACAGATATCTGCATATTCTGAGCTTTGATATAAACCTGAGCGAGTAGACCTTGAGTTAGGATTGCTGTGGTTGATTTAAGGGGATTTTATTAATGAGACATATTTGTAGACTAAATATTTGGAAATCTCAATTTAGAGTATCAAGAATCATCGCTCTTTCTGGTGTCTGGTTAAAGCGTATTAATCTGCTGATGGGGAGCTcagtatttttaaaatcttaaatacAGGTGGACTGTATGACACATGAGGGGTTTTGAAGTTTCTTACAGCATTAAAAAGGTACGTGTTgtactttcattttttaatatgGCTCACAGTGCAAGCTAGTGGAGATCTAAAACCAATGTTACAACGTTACTTCACCCGTGTGTACATGTGGTGATTTTAAAGTGAGAGACAAAAGGCACTCTTAATTCTTgcagaaaaataatattaattcTATGAATGAGTGGTGCACATGAAACATTCACAAAGATGCAGTTTGAACAAGTCTTCTTAGTGTGGTGAGAGAAAAGGATGCACCGCTCCAACTTTCTCCACAACGTGTAGAACTTATTAAACACTCCTAACCCGATGTGTGACTTACagattaaacagtttgttatcccaaaacaaaaacagttttgatgtTTGGATCAATCGGGACCTACTGAAACTCCATCCAAGTGTATGAAGTCATATGTTTCCTGATGACAATCCACCGGGTGGGTTGGTGCATCCTAAATCAGAGACGCTGGAGTTTATAAGTTTTTCCACTGCAGGTGATTCTGCTTCAGTCCCTCCGGTAGTGGAAAACACTGTGTCCCAGCTCCACCAGTGCCCCCCCCAGCAGCAcccacagaggcacacacacaacactgaccCACGTCTCAAAGAGCCTCTCCAGGTGCGAGCACAGAGTCAGACAGAAGGCCAGCTTCAGCAGCAGCGCCGTCAGATACCACAGCCTCCTCTTCAGACTCTGCTCGCCGTCCCTGGGGTCAAAGTCAGGCTTGCAGCGTCCCGCCATCTTTACCACGAgcatgaggatgaggatggtgTCAAAGGTCCAGACGGGGAGGAAGACGAGAAACCAGTTCCAGTGGATCTTAGAGTCCAGCTTGAGGACGAGCATGATGAGGAAGATGAGGGCGAAGATCCAGGAGAGGAGGACTCGCTGGGCCAGGGACATCTTCATCTACAGAGGACAGGCGCAGAGCCGATGACCCCCAACAGGAGAGACTGAGGACCACAGGGATCTGaaaatacacaatttaaatCACACAGCAGACACATTCCCACTGTCATCATACATTAAATGTCATATCCCACAGAGTTAACTTGATTCAGTCATTAAAATCCccacaacaagacaacaaggCTTCAGAAATCCTCCTGATGTTTCTTCTACTCAGACCTGAGGCTCCCGGATGTTAGCTTGTGAAACCCAAACTTATGAACAcatacagagaaaaaacaagtcTTACCAAGTCGACTCGGGACAGGAAGGAGCAACTATTACTATCCCAACTCTTAAACTAACAACTTCGTTATTTGTCACTCGTTTAAAGCGACAACTTAGCTCTTAGCTCTTTCCAGTCTGTTACTTCAAGCAGCGGTTGTCATCGGCAACTGCAACTGTTCACTTCCGGCTCTGCGGTgccgttttcttcttctcttgattTTATGTTGGCGTTTGACAAACCAGCTTTGAAGGTGCATCGACACCTACTGGACTTGAGTGTGGAGCAAGTGGATTAACagacaaatcaataaaacaaaacaaagattaaaaacttaaacacaaaaaagagaaagaaaaacgcaaaaaataaaataaataataaaaataataataataaataaatacaatgtgtgtatatattccatctgactcttattcgtgtaaatatttcttgtacctattattgaaatcttacttacattcctattctatttgattaatatttttattactattattatttatttactatttataaaatatattttttataaatatattatattactatttatatatatatattatatatttgtatCTATCTGCTATAttgataaatgataaataaaaatactgaTACCAATAGCCTCCTTCCATCCTCATAGCCTATACATTGACTCAGGTTGTCCACAATGTACATCTGCCTCTTaggtgttttccttttttgtgaatcttgtgtttttcaaaacaatacactggatgattttattttgaaagatacTTGCTTCccttctgtttcctctttttaaacattaagcATTAGTTAACTAAGCTACTATTTAGAACACAGCGTTCAGGCCATCaacacttttattctgaaaatctgGGTTTAGCAATCTTTGGGTATTtatcacaaaataaatacaaactttaagTAAGTTTCATTTACTAAATATCTTACCAATAACAGCACAGATATCTGCATATTGTGACAAAATTCACAAACTGTGACTGAGAGCTCTGACATAAACCTGAACAAGTAGACCTTGAGTTAGGATTGCTGTGGttcataataaatgttaaaactCAACTTAAGAGGGTTTTATTAATGAGACATTAGTGATGGGCAATATTTGGAAATCTCAATTTAGAGTACCAAGAATCATCGCTCTTTCTGGTGTCTGGTTAAAGCGTATTAATCTGTTGATGGGAGGTGAGACTGGGGTGCtcagtattttttaaatcctaaatcTAGGTGGACTAACGGAGCTTGACTAAACTGTAAAATTGAATCCAACTACAACCTTAGATCTCCTTTTTTCAATGACAAATCATGCACATTGTTTGAGTAAATCCTTCAACATATGGCAATATTCAAATTCCATGAATAATACAACAGTTGCTTTAAAACAGAATTAATAACGCACGTTTTTAAATACagttcaaatgtatttaatttttacTGGGCTAGTATAACAAATTAATACAAAGTACAACTCCATAGACATCATAGATtgtcaaaaaaaagtcaagtacAAAACGCTTGAGGTAAAACATTATTTGAAAAAGATCGAGTGAAAAAGCCCTTAATAAAATCTTAATTCATTTAAAGGTTAAAGCTCACTTTACACTATCTAGctgtcctaaaaaaaacaacaatgcactTTTATGTACAAGGTAGTGGTGGTGCAAAATACAGTGTGTGAGACGACATTCATCCAAAATGGTCATGTCTTAGTCGAATGTAAACAATTAACATTAGAATTCTCCTCAAACTCCGGCTGTATCCAGATAATGCAAAAAAGCAAATGCTGTCACACTAATGTTTGCTGCAAGATTTTAAATTAGACCCATGATTGCCGCtggcaaagaaaacaaaatacaagtCCACATGTTCAGAATATGTCGTACAAAAGTGAGAGCAAAACCCCGTTACTGTGTTGCTCATGAGAGGCAACGAAGCgcaaacagaaaatacaaatcagATGTAAAGTTTCAAATTCATACGCGTAAAACAATTCCGTGTCAAATatgtaaagtttgttttattttccataaaaatgttatttataacATCCATATCCTCAATAGAGGTGAGACACCGATGCTCTGTGAAAACCTCATAACTCCTATTGTGGTTGATCCGGCTTGATTTTAACGTTAGGTTAAGGATTATTTAATCTGCAAGAATTTATTTAGCTATTTcatatttgaaataataaattTGCGATACAATTTTAAGCAGATTTTCAGTCGGTCCAATTTAGTCGATGGTCAATAATATGCCTTTACCATAAAGTGAATTGTAATCCTTTATGGTAAAAGCAGAATTATTGACCATTGACTAAATTGGACCGACTGAAAATCTGCTTAAAATTGTATCACAaatttattatttcaaatatgAAATAGCTGAATAAGTTCTTTTAACAGATGGGTTATGTAGTTTCAAGTATATTACTTAAACAGGAGTAAAAAGTGTAACACTATTTCTGTCACCAATTTCTATTTGACACAAAAAtcactgttgtgttttcagtagtttctgaagcagaaaggAATCAGGATCTGGCTACAGGCCAGATACTTATGGGTTGAAATGTCTACtgattttggtcttttttttatggGATTTCTCTGTCAATAAAAAAGTGGAATATCTGAAGACTTATCCCGTAGGAACCTCATGTTGCTT includes:
- the tmem60 gene encoding transmembrane protein 60; this encodes MKMSLAQRVLLSWIFALIFLIMLVLKLDSKIHWNWFLVFLPVWTFDTILILMLVVKMAGRCKPDFDPRDGEQSLKRRLWYLTALLLKLAFCLTLCSHLERLFETWVSVVCVPLWVLLGGALVELGHSVFHYRRD